A window of Rhizobium acidisoli contains these coding sequences:
- a CDS encoding D-tagatose-bisphosphate aldolase, class II, non-catalytic subunit, whose product MQVHLDELARLRIEGDPTGVTSVCSAHPIVLRAALRHGRQQKSTVLIEATCNQVNHRGGYTGMTPSDFASLVMKIAAEEGCSEKLIVLGGDHLGPNPWRDRPAEEAMAEAETMVAAYVEAGFRKIHLDASMGCKGEPTALDDETTAHRAARLAAVAEASARKTGGAMPVYVIGTEVPPPGGADHALTTIEPTAAAAALKTIDVHRRIFAAAGLGQAFGRAIGLVVQPGVEFGNHNVIFYDNSKIAALQSVLTEEPQFVFEAHSTDYQGTGPLSALVKDGFPILKVGPELTFVLREALYALDAIASDLLADYGQRPLYAAMEAVMLAQPDNWRRHYHGTEAEMRWLRHYSLSDRIRYYWASAEAQEAVRRLCEALRGQSVPLPLFGQHMPAAQHFADVPLDPDEVLIWRVTKSLADYHAACGIGKKEQSKSG is encoded by the coding sequence ATGCAGGTGCATCTCGACGAACTGGCGAGGCTCAGGATCGAAGGCGACCCGACAGGCGTCACCTCCGTATGCTCCGCCCATCCGATCGTGCTGCGCGCCGCGCTGCGGCATGGGCGGCAACAGAAAAGCACTGTGCTGATCGAAGCGACCTGCAACCAGGTCAATCACCGAGGCGGCTATACCGGCATGACGCCGAGCGATTTCGCCTCCCTCGTCATGAAGATCGCGGCGGAGGAGGGGTGCTCGGAAAAACTGATCGTTCTCGGCGGCGACCACCTCGGCCCCAATCCCTGGCGCGACCGGCCGGCGGAAGAGGCCATGGCTGAGGCGGAGACGATGGTTGCCGCCTATGTCGAGGCCGGGTTCCGCAAGATTCACCTCGATGCTTCGATGGGCTGCAAGGGCGAACCGACGGCGCTCGACGACGAAACCACCGCCCATCGCGCCGCCCGGCTTGCCGCGGTCGCCGAGGCTTCGGCCAGGAAGACCGGCGGCGCAATGCCGGTTTACGTCATCGGCACCGAAGTGCCGCCGCCGGGCGGGGCCGACCATGCCCTGACGACGATCGAACCGACGGCGGCCGCGGCGGCGTTGAAGACGATCGACGTCCACCGCCGGATCTTTGCAGCGGCCGGCCTCGGGCAGGCGTTTGGGCGGGCGATCGGGCTGGTGGTTCAGCCGGGTGTCGAGTTCGGCAATCACAACGTCATCTTCTACGACAACAGCAAGATAGCGGCGCTGCAATCGGTGCTGACTGAGGAGCCGCAATTCGTGTTCGAGGCTCACTCGACGGATTATCAGGGCACCGGGCCGTTGAGCGCGCTGGTAAAGGACGGTTTTCCGATACTGAAAGTCGGCCCCGAGCTGACCTTCGTCCTGCGCGAGGCGCTCTACGCGCTGGATGCGATCGCGTCCGACCTCCTGGCCGATTACGGCCAGCGTCCGCTCTATGCGGCGATGGAAGCGGTGATGCTCGCTCAGCCCGACAATTGGCGCCGTCACTATCACGGGACGGAGGCCGAGATGCGTTGGCTGCGGCATTATTCGCTGTCTGACCGCATCCGCTATTATTGGGCCTCGGCCGAAGCGCAAGAGGCCGTCCGGCGCCTGTGCGAGGCCCTTCGCGGGCAGTCGGTGCCGCTGCCATTGTTTGGGCAGCATATGCCGGCCGCCCAGCATTTCGCAGACGTGCCGCTCGATCCGGATGAGGTTCTGATCTGGAGAGTGACGAAGAGTCTGGCGGACTATCACGCCGCCTGCGGCATCGGGAAGAAAGAGCAATCAAAATCAGGATAG
- a CDS encoding SDR family oxidoreductase, whose amino-acid sequence MQELNGKIAAVTGAASGIGLASTEAMLAAGATVVLVDRDEKALEAVCSRLGERAIPLVINLLNPNECAGLLEGVLAKTGKLDILHANAGTYIGGDFVETDLDTIDRMLNLNVNVVIKNVHNVIPHMIERGTGDIVVTSSVAGHSAIPWEPVYSSSKWAMTCFVQTMRRQLLKNGIRVGSVSPGPVISALLADWPEENLRKAKEAGALIEPKEVADAIIFMLTRPRNVTIRDIVVLPSAFDI is encoded by the coding sequence ATGCAGGAATTGAATGGGAAGATCGCGGCGGTCACGGGTGCGGCGTCCGGCATAGGATTGGCCTCGACGGAAGCAATGCTTGCCGCAGGCGCGACGGTCGTGCTGGTGGACCGGGATGAGAAGGCCCTTGAGGCGGTTTGCAGCCGGCTTGGCGAGCGCGCTATTCCGCTCGTGATCAACCTCCTCAATCCGAACGAATGCGCGGGACTGCTTGAGGGCGTTCTGGCGAAGACGGGCAAACTCGACATCCTGCATGCAAATGCAGGCACCTATATCGGCGGCGACTTTGTGGAAACGGACCTCGATACGATCGATCGGATGCTCAATCTCAATGTGAATGTCGTCATCAAGAACGTTCACAATGTCATTCCGCACATGATCGAACGCGGTACCGGCGACATTGTCGTCACGAGCTCGGTTGCTGGACATTCGGCTATCCCGTGGGAGCCGGTGTATTCCTCGTCGAAATGGGCGATGACCTGCTTCGTCCAGACGATGCGGCGCCAGCTTCTGAAAAACGGCATTCGCGTGGGGTCGGTGTCGCCAGGACCGGTGATCAGCGCGCTGCTCGCGGATTGGCCGGAGGAAAACCTTCGCAAGGCCAAGGAGGCCGGCGCTTTGATCGAGCCCAAGGAAGTTGCCGACGCGATCATCTTCATGCTGACCCGGCCGCGCAACGTCACTATCCGCGATATCGTCGTCCTTCCAAGCGCATTCGACATCTGA
- a CDS encoding SDR family NAD(P)-dependent oxidoreductase, which translates to MSYQEKFRLDGERAVVTGGGRAIGLCCTEALAEAGAAVVVIERSEADARQALALRDKGYDIEVRVGDVTDAGRMDAIANELADGGRPATILVNNAGIGQSGIPAEDLTDADWLRMMDVNLNGVFWCSRAFGRHMVSMKRGAIVNLGSMSGHICNRPQPQTAYNVSKAAVHHLTRSLAAEWAQHGIRVNAVAPTYIETPMVVAVEANRERIPLWLADTPMGRMGTPEEVASAVLFLATGAASLMTGAIVNVDAGFTCW; encoded by the coding sequence ATGAGCTACCAGGAGAAATTTCGCCTCGACGGCGAACGTGCTGTGGTCACCGGCGGAGGGCGCGCGATCGGGCTCTGCTGCACCGAGGCGCTGGCGGAGGCGGGTGCGGCTGTCGTCGTCATCGAACGCAGCGAGGCCGACGCCCGGCAAGCGCTTGCCCTGCGCGACAAGGGCTACGACATCGAAGTCCGGGTGGGCGACGTCACCGACGCCGGACGGATGGACGCAATTGCCAATGAGCTTGCCGATGGAGGGCGGCCGGCGACGATCCTGGTGAACAATGCCGGGATTGGCCAGAGCGGCATCCCGGCAGAAGATCTCACCGACGCGGACTGGCTGCGGATGATGGACGTCAATCTCAACGGCGTCTTCTGGTGCTCGCGCGCCTTCGGCCGCCACATGGTCTCGATGAAGCGGGGCGCCATCGTGAACCTCGGCTCGATGTCGGGGCACATCTGCAACCGGCCGCAGCCTCAGACGGCCTACAATGTCTCCAAGGCGGCAGTCCATCACCTCACGCGGTCGCTGGCCGCCGAATGGGCGCAGCATGGTATCCGGGTAAACGCCGTCGCGCCCACCTATATCGAGACGCCGATGGTGGTGGCCGTCGAAGCCAATCGTGAGCGCATTCCGCTCTGGTTGGCCGACACGCCGATGGGCAGGATGGGAACGCCGGAGGAGGTCGCAAGCGCGGTCCTCTTTCTGGCAACGGGCGCAGCCAGCCTGATGACCGGAGCAATCGTCAACGTCGATGCGGGATTCACCTGCTGGTAG
- a CDS encoding class I fructose-bisphosphate aldolase, giving the protein MKSARLNRLFGVSGNCFDVAIDHGMFNERTFLAGIENMTTAIEVIAEAGPDAIQLPPGTAPLLQAIPGKHRPALVLRTDIANIYGNPLPSQLFSEMIDRAVEQGVALDAACVVVNLLMLPDQPEVYRACVRNVNSLKRECEIYGMPLMVEPLVMQDNSKGAYMVDGAIDKILPLVRQAAELGADIIKADPCDNVEEYHRVVEIAQGLPVLVRGGGRVSDQEILIRTKQLMEQGARGIVYGRNVIQHHNPGGMTKALMAIVHDKASVEQASLHIG; this is encoded by the coding sequence ATGAAATCCGCACGGTTGAACCGACTTTTCGGCGTGTCCGGAAATTGTTTTGACGTCGCTATCGATCACGGCATGTTCAATGAACGGACCTTCCTCGCCGGCATCGAGAACATGACGACCGCCATCGAGGTGATCGCTGAGGCCGGCCCGGATGCCATTCAGCTGCCGCCGGGTACCGCGCCCCTTCTGCAGGCCATTCCCGGCAAACATCGCCCGGCACTGGTGCTGCGCACCGACATCGCCAATATCTATGGCAATCCGCTGCCGTCTCAATTGTTTTCCGAAATGATCGACAGGGCGGTGGAACAGGGCGTCGCGTTGGATGCCGCCTGCGTCGTCGTCAATCTTCTGATGCTGCCGGACCAGCCGGAAGTCTACCGCGCCTGCGTGCGCAACGTAAACAGCCTGAAGCGCGAATGCGAGATTTACGGCATGCCGCTGATGGTCGAGCCGCTGGTTATGCAGGACAATTCCAAGGGCGCCTATATGGTCGATGGCGCGATCGACAAGATCCTGCCGCTCGTGCGCCAGGCCGCCGAACTCGGCGCCGATATCATCAAGGCCGACCCGTGCGACAATGTCGAGGAATATCACCGCGTGGTCGAGATCGCCCAGGGCCTGCCGGTGCTGGTGCGCGGCGGCGGCCGCGTTTCGGATCAGGAAATCCTGATCCGCACCAAGCAGTTGATGGAGCAGGGCGCCCGTGGCATCGTCTATGGCCGCAACGTCATTCAGCATCACAATCCCGGCGGCATGACCAAGGCCTTGATGGCGATCGTCCATGACAAGGCTTCCGTTGAGCAAGCTTCGCTGCATATTGGCTGA